From Eptesicus fuscus isolate TK198812 chromosome 13, DD_ASM_mEF_20220401, whole genome shotgun sequence, the proteins below share one genomic window:
- the LOC103292919 gene encoding speckle-type POZ protein-like: MSKVPSPPPLAEMSSGPVTESWCHTQIQVVKFSHMWTISNFSFCRQEMGEVIQSSTFSSEANDQLKWCLRVYPKGINEESKNYLSLYLILLSCPKSEFWAKFKFSILNDKGEETKTLESRRAFRFVQGKDWGFKKFIPRDVLLDEDYRFLPDDKLTLFCEVSVGQDSITISGQNPKKMVKVPECQLANELGGLWENSWFTDCCFCVAGQEVQAHKAILAARSPVFRAMFGHAMEESKKNRVEIIDVEPGVFKEMMCFIYTGKAPNLDKLADGLLAAADKYALEHLKVMCEEALSSHLSVENAAEMLTFADLHSADQLKTHTVDFINSHAEDVLETSGWQAMVSSHPHLVAEMYRSLASAQGPCLGPPHKRLKQS, translated from the coding sequence ATGTCAAAGGTTCCAAGTCCTCCACCTCTGGCAGAAATGTCCAGTGGCCCTGTAACTGAGAGCTGGTGCCACACACAGATCCAGGTAGTGAAATTCTCCCACATGTGGACCATCAGTAACTTTAGCTTTTGCCGGCAGGAAATGGGTGAAGTCATTCAAAGTTCAACCTTTTCATCAGAAGCCAATGATCAACTAAAATGGTGTTTGAGAGTATACCCAAAAGGGATAAATGAAGAAAGCAAAAATTACCTGTCACTTTACCTGATACTGCTCAGCTGTCCAAAGAGTGAATTTTGGGCAAAATTCAAATTCTCTATCCTGAATGATAAGGGAGAAGAGACCAAGACTTTGGAGAGTCGCCGTGCATTTAGGTTTGTACAAGGCAAAGACTGGGGGTTCAAAAAATTTATCCCTAGAGATGTTCTCTTGGATGAAGACTACAGGTTTCTCCCTGATGACAAGCTGACCCTCTTCTGTGAGGTGAGTGTGGGGCAAGATTCCATCACCATTTCTGGCCAGAATCCCAAGAAGATGGTGAAGGTTCCCGAGTGCCAGCTGGCCAATGAGCTAGGAGGACTTTGGGAGAATTCCTGGTTCACAGACTGTTGCTTTTGTGTGGCTGGCCAGGAAGTCCAGGCTCACAAAGCTATCTTAGCAGCTCGCTCTCCAGTGTTTAGGGCGATGTTTGGACACGCAATGGAGGAGAGCAAAAAGAATCGGGTGGAAATCATTGATGTGGAGCCTGGAGTGTTTAAGGAAATGATGTGCTTCATTTACACTGGGAAGGCTCCCAACCTGGACAAATTGGCTGATGGTTTGCTGGCTGCTGCTGACAAGTATGCCCTGGAGCATTTGAAGGTCATGTGTGAGGAAGCCCTCAGCAGTCACCTGTCTGTGGAGAATGCTGCAGAAATGCTCACCTTCGCTGACCTCCACAGCGCAGATCAATTGAAAACTCATACTGTGGATTTCATCAACTCTCATGCTGAGGATGTCCTGGAGACCTCGGGGTGGCAAGCGATGGTGTCATCCCATCCCCACTTGGTGGCTGAGATGTACCGCTCTCTGGCTTCAGCACAGGGCCCCTGTCTGGGACCCCCACACAAGCGCCTGAAACAGTCCTGA